The following are from one region of the Sorghum bicolor cultivar BTx623 chromosome 2, Sorghum_bicolor_NCBIv3, whole genome shotgun sequence genome:
- the LOC110432760 gene encoding uncharacterized protein LOC110432760: protein MAYQRSSEQDICYICGDDADNHMEHFCPFNYIFGRSSGDTCRGECPVGEHRVTSRDHRKFLRRFMRVSNLPPGFRVWELENLLSPFGPLLMWDVPRSKNDICGCKTEVCLSFGAAVFKRREDGERAIHELNGYETGGRKLRVDWVYPSCV, encoded by the coding sequence ATGGCCTACCAAAGGTCCTCAGAGCAAGACATCTGCTACATCTGCGGAGATGACGCTGACAACCACATGGAGCACTTCTGCCCTTTCAACTACATCTTTGGGCGGTCTTCCGGTGATACCTGCAGAGGAGAATGCCCTGTCGGAGAACACAGAGTAACCTCCAGGGATCATCGCAAGTTCCTGCGGCGTTTCATGCGCGTGAGCAACCTGCCACCGGGCTTCAGGGTGTGGGAGCTCGAGAACCTCCTGAGCCCGTTCGGGCCGCTGCTGATGTGGGATGTTCCCAGGTCCAAGAATGACATTTGTGGCTGCAAGACTGAAGTCTGCCTGAGCTTCGGCGCTGCCGTCTTCAAGAGACGTGAGGATGGGGAGAGGGCCATCCACGAGCTTAATGGCTATGAGACTGGTGGCCGGAAGCTGCGAGTTGATTGGGTTTACCCTTCTTGTGTGTAG
- the LOC8054847 gene encoding uncharacterized protein LOC8054847, giving the protein MAPPISASQSTITILKIFPKPPAPDTSSNNFTVGAKFDNRRALLCGLVAAAAGTVLSPDIAGAASKRRPPPPGPAEEKKDPNVSGVQAKVLASRKRKEAMKEAVAKLRERGKPVDK; this is encoded by the exons ATGGCGCCTCCCATCTCAGCATCACAAAGCACAATCACCATTCTGAAGATTTTTCCAAAACCTCCTGCACCTGATACCAGCAGCAATAACTTCACTGTTGGGGCCAAATTCGACAACAGGAG GGCACTTTTATGTGGCttggtcgctgctgctgctggcaccGTGCTGAGCCCTGACATCGCCGGTGCTGCTTCGAAGAGGCGGCCTCCACCACCAGGGCCGGCAGAGGAGAAGAAAGACCCGAATGTTAGCGGTGTGCAGGCTAAGGTGCTTGCCAGCAGGAAGAGGAAGGAGGCCATGAAGGAAGCTGTGGCCAAGCTGAGGGAGAGAGGTAAGCCAGTCGATAAGTGA
- the LOC8054848 gene encoding eukaryotic translation initiation factor 3 subunit G-B → MAPVGRQRERGIKRSGATEDRINKMLNKRLPMQRGRNWRLEVSYLYRFKFMRFLNLREMTILRRKKSKKENRQKANLIKNMGPMEPKEGRSTSCFWRDPDAKFCIICGEDQEVHLELKCPYNYLSPVTYVPCRARLALWGNYTTTLRYKCPRHKEEEMREPPMHDERNSRRLEFMRCLVRVNNLPRRYHPEQFAALFSRFGQLRMWHIATRGSGACKGYGCVVFQNHEHAEEAIEALNCYEVGECKLRVDWAYPCLNYC, encoded by the exons ATGGCCCCCGTCGGGAGACAGAGGGAGAGAGGCATTAAGAGATCGGGTGCCACTGAAGACAGGATAAACAAGATGCTGAACAAGCGCCTTCCGATGCAAC GAGGCAGAAATTGGAGGCTGGAAGTTTCTTACCTGTACAGATTTAAGTTTATGAGGTTCTTAAATCTCCGGGAGATGACCATCCTTCGGCGAAAGAAGAGTAAAAAGGAGAACCGGCAAAAGGCTAACTTGATTAAAAATATGGGTCCGATGGAGCCGAAGGAGGGGC GTTCCACTTCATGTTTTTGGAGGGATCCAGATGCAAAATTTTGCATCATCTGTGGAGAGGACCAGGAAGTGCATTTGGAGCTGAAGTGTCCGTACAACTACCTTTCCCCGGTTACATATGTTCCCTGCAGAGCACGGCTTGCTCTTTGGGGCAATTACACAACCACACTCCGTTACAAGTGCCCAAGGCACAAAGAGGAAGAAATGAGAGAACCTCCCATGCACGACGAAAGGAACTCGAGGCGCCTCGAGTTCATGCGGTGCCTTGTGCGTGTGAACAACTTGCCGCGGCGCTACCACCCGGAGCAATTTGCCGCACTGTTCAGCAGGTTTGGCCAGCTGCGGATGTGGCATATAGCAACGCGCGGCTCCGGGGCCTGCAAGGGATACGGATGTGTCGTCTTCCAGAACCATGAGCACGCCGAGGAGGCCATTGAGGCACTCAACTGCTATGAAGTCGGTGAGTGTAAGCTGCGAGTTGATTGGGCTTACCCTTGTCTAAACTACTGTTGA